The genomic window GTAAAGAAGGTGAATGAATCCCCACCTTCTTCATACAGGCCCTTGTACAGCTGGTAGCTGGCATTCGAGCCCGCCGCATCATGCTCAAGGCTGTAGCCGGGCCTTGCATTGGTCCACTGCAGCGCACTGCCATCAAAGCTGTCAGCAAAGGACTGCACATCAGCCCCGACATCGAACGCATAAGTGCCGCTATAAGTACCGGTCTCATTGGCGATCGCCAGGTTAGTCGTCGCCAGCGACGGACCATCATCCGCGAACTGGACGTTCCCGCCCAGGTCGATGGTTTTGGTGCTGGTCGCCGAATCGCCATCACCATCGGTGATCGAATAGGTGACCTGGAGGTTCACCAGACCATTGCTCAGAATCAGCACATCACTCTCAAAACCCGACGTACTGGCCGTAGCATGATCCAGCGCCTGATGCTGGCTTAGAGTCACTTTGCCATCAGCGTCGACACTGAGACTGAACACCACCGAGGCATCCACACTGCCAGGATTGGTGGTCGCCGTTGAACCTACCAGGGTGCCGTCTGCCAGGGTGTACAGATACACCGCTTCGGAACCGCTGGTCAGCAGACTGTCGGCTCCCTGGGACGTCAGGCTCAGCACATAACTGAGTCCGCTGGCCTGAACACTATCAGCACCGGAGCTCAGCGAAGCAATGATGGCAACCCCAAAGGCCGCATTGCTGGTTGCTGTATCGGTCAGACTACCGACCGTGTCAGCATCCTGCGTTTTAAGGGTTACCCGGCTATCACTGCCGATTGTCAGAGTGACCGTCGGACCATCATCCGCGAAGCTGACCGTGCCCCCCAGGTCGACGCTCTGGCTATTGCTGGTACTGTCACCATCATTGTCGGTGATTGTGGCCGTACCGGTCAGGTTCACCAGGTTACTGGCAAGACTCAGTACATCATCGTCATAAGCGCCTTCGGTCTCGGCAATACCGTGATCCAGCGCCGCATACTGACTCAGAGTGACGACACCTGCACTGTCCACACCCAGACTGAATACCACTGCGTCATCGATAACCACCGGGGCTGTTGGGCTGGTACTGCCAACAATGGTGCCGTCGGCCAGCTGATACAATTTGACAGCAACGCCGCCACTCTTAAGACCGGATGCCGTACCTGAAACGACGCTCAGACTCAGCGCATAATTCCAGCTGATGGCGCCGGACTGACCATCAGCCCCGCCTGCGCTACTGCTAACACTGAAGACGCCGTCAAATGCCGCTGCACTGGTGGCCGTATCAGGGTTTGCATCATCCCCCGTATCCGCGTCCTGCGTCAGCAGGCTGACACCATCAAGACTGCCGGCGGCAACACTGATGCTCGGCACATCGTCGATGATGTCGATGGTGATAGTGCTGTCAGCGGAGCTGAGGCTGCCGTCGAACACGCTGAGGCTGAACGTGTCCTGCTCGGTGACGCCGTCCACGTCGCTGGTCGGACCGCTCAGCTGGTAGCTGTAGCCGGCCACACCGGTGCTGCTGTTGTAGCTGTCGATGGTCAGGTTGCCATGACCGTTGGCACCGGGGATGACGCTGCCGACCAGGTCGGCGATGGCGATGGTGGTGCCGTTGATGGTGAGGCTCACCAAGTCATCCAGGCCATCGGCGTCGGACAGGGTGAAGCTGCCGGTGGCGGCATCGCTGCCATCGCCCGCGGCGGAACCGCCGGCCAGACCCGCTTCGTTGACGCTGTCGTTGCCGCCGCCCACGTTACCCGGATCCACGCTTACACCCGGACCGTCGTTGCTGCCGTTGATGGTCAGGGTCAGGGTCGCGGTGTCGGTGTCGCCATCGGCATCGGTGATCTGGTAGCTGAACGTCTCGGTCAGGCTCTGACCGTCGTCCAGCCCCTGCACCGCGGCGTTGCTGGTGTTGAGCGTATAGCTGTAGCCGCCGTTACCGTTGTCGGTGAAGCTGCCGTACTGGCCAGTGGTGCTGCCGGTCCACTGCACGAAGGTCACCGGGGCATCGGCACCGGCTTCATCGTTGGCGTGCAGGTCGTTATCCAGCACGTTGCCGCTGATGGCGGCGCTGGCGTCTTCGCCCAGGCTGTTGCTGTCATCCACCGCCAGCGGTACATCGTCGGTGATGTCGATGGTGATGGTGCTGTCAGCGGAGCTGAGGCTGCCGTCGAACACGCTCAGGCTGAACGTATCCTGCTCGGTGACGCCGTCCACGTCGCTGGTCGGACCGCTCAGCTGGTAGCTGTAGCCGGCCACGCCGGTGCTGCTGTTGTAGCTGTCGATGGTCAGGTTGCCATGACCGTTGGCACCGGGGATGACGCTGCCGACCAGGTCGGCGATGGCGATGGTGGTGCCGTTGATGGTGACGCTGACCAGGTCATCCAGGCCATCGGCGTCGGACAGGGTGAAGCTGCCGGTGGCGGCATCGCTGCCATCGCCGGCGGCGGAACCGCCGGCCAGACCCGCTTCGTTGACGCTGTCGTTGCCGCCGCCCACGTTACCCGGATCCACGCTTACACCCGGACCGTCGTTGCTGCCGTTGATGGTCAGGGTCAGGGTCGCGGTGTCGGTGTCGCCATCGGCATCGGTGATCTGGTAGCTGAACGTCTCGGTCAGGCTCTGACCGTCGTCCAGCCCCTGCACCGCGGCGTTGCTGGTGTTGAGCGTATAGCTGTAGCCGCCGTTACCGTTGTCGGTGAAGCTGCCGTACTGGCCAGTGGTGCTGCCGGTCCACTGCACGAAGGTCACCGGGGCATCGGCACCGGCTTCATCGTTGGCGTGCAGGTCGTTATCCAGCACGTTGCCGCTGATGGCGGCGCTGGCGTCTTCGCCCAGGCTGTTGCTGTCATCCACCGCCAGCGGTACATCGTCGGTGATGTCGATGGTGATGGTGCTGTCAGCGGAGCTGAGGCTGCCGTCGAACACGCTCAGGCTGAACGTATCCTGCTCGGTGACGCCGTCCACGTCGCTGGTCGGACCGCTCAGCTGGTAGCTGTAGCCGGCCACACCGGTGCTGCTGTTGTAGCTGTCGATGGTCAGGTTGCCATGACCGTTGGCACCGGGGATGACGCTGCCGACCAGGTCGGCGATGGCGATGGTGGTGCCGTTGATGGTGACGCTGACCAGGTCATCCAGGCCATCGGCGTCGGACAGGGTGAAGCTGCCGGTGGCGGCATCGCTGCCATCGCCGGCGGCGGAACCGCCGGCCAGACCCGCTTCGTTGACGCTGTCGTTGCCGCCGCCCACGTTACCCGGATCCACGCTTACACCCGGACCGTCGTTGCTGCCGTTGATGGTCAGGGTCAGGGTCGCGGTGTCGGTGTCGCCATCGGCATCGGTGATCTGGTAGCTGAACGTCTCGGTCAGGCTCTGACCGTCGTCCAGCCCCTGCACCGCGGCGTTGCTGGTGTTGAGCGTATAGCTGTAGCCGCCGTTACCGTTGTCGGTGAAGCTGCCGTACTGGCCAGTGGTGCTGCCGGTCCACTGCACGAAGGTCACCGGGGCATCGGCACCGGCTTCATCGTTGGCGTGCAGGTCGTTATCCAGCACGTTGCCGCTGATGGCGGCGCTGGCGTCTTCGCCCAGGCTGTTGCTGTCATCCACCGCCAGCGGTACATCGTCGGTGATGTCGATGGTGATGGTGCTGTCAGCGGAGCTGAGGCTGCCGTCGAACACGCTCAAGCTGAACGTATCCTGCTCGGTGACGCCGTCCACGTCGCTGGTCGGACCGCTCAGCTGGTAGCTGTAGCCGGCCACGCCGGTGCTGCTGTTGTAGCTGTCGATGGTCAGGTTGCCGTGACCGTTGGCACCGGGGATGACGCTGCCGACCAGGTCGGCGATGGCGATGGTGGTGCCGTTGATGGTGACGCTGACCAGGTCATCCAGGCCATCGGCGTCGGACAGGGTGAACGTGCCGGTGGCGGCATCGCTGCCATCGCCGGCGGCGGAACCGCCGGCCAGACCCGCTTCGTTGACGCTGTCGTTGCCGCCGCCCACGTTACCCGGATCCACGCTTACACCCGGACCGTCGTTGCTGCCGTTGATGGTCAGGGTCAGGGTCGCGGTGTCGGTGTCGCCATCGGCATCGGTGATCTGGTAGCTGAACGTCTCGGTCAGGCTCTGACCGTCGTCCAGCCCCTGCACCGCGGCGTTGCTGGTGTTGAGCGTATAGCTGTAGCCGCCGTTACCGTTGTCGGTGAAGCTGCCGTACTGGCCAGTGGTGCTGCCGGTCCACTGCACGAAGGTCACCGGGGCATCGGCACCGGCTTCATCGTTGGCGTGCAGGTCGTTATCCAGCACGTTGCCGCTGATGGCGGCGCTGGCGTCTTCGCCCAGGCTGTTGCTGTCATCCACCGCCAGCGGTACATCGTCGGTGATGTCGATGGTGATAGTGCTGTCAGCGGAGCTGAGGCTGCCGTCGAACACGCTCAGGCTGAACGTATCCTGCTCGGTGACGCCGTCCACGTCGCTGGTCGGGCCGCTCAGCTGGTAGCTGTAGCCGGCCACACCGGTGCTGCTGTTGTAGCTGTCGATGGTCAGGTTGCCATGACCGTTGGCACCGGGGATGACGCTGCCGACCAGGTCGGCGATGGCGATGGTGGTGCCGTTGATGGTGACGCTGACCAGGTCATCCAGGCCATCGGCGTCGGACAGGGTGAACGTGCCGGTGGCGGCATCGCTGCCATCGCCGGCGGCGGAACCGCCGGCCAGACCCGCTTCGTTGACGCTGTCGTTGCCGCCGCCCACGTTACCCGGATCCACGCTTACACCCGGACCGTCGTTGCTGCCGTTGATGGTCAGGGTCAGGGTCGCGGTGTCGGTGTCGCCATCGGCATCGGTGATCTGGTAGCTGAACGTCTCGGTCAGGCTCTGACCGTCGTCCAGCCCCTGCACCGCGGCGTTGCTGGTGTTGAGCGTATAGCTGTAGCCGCCGTTACCGTTGTCGGTGAAGCTGCCGTACTGGCCAGTGGTGCTGCCGGTCCACTGCACGAAGGTCACCGGGGCATCGGCACCGGCTTCATCGTTGGCGTGCAGGTCGTTATCCAGCACGTTGCCGCTGATGGCGGCGCTGGCGTCTTCGCCCAGGCTGTTGCTGTCATCCACCGCCAGCGGTACATCGTCGGTGATGTCGATGGTGATGGTGCTGTCAGCGGAGCTGAGGCTGCCGTCGAACACGCTCAGGCTGAACGTATCCTGCTCGGTGACGCCGTCCACGTCGCTGGTCGGACCGCTCAGCTGGTAGCTGTAGCCGGCCACACCGGTGGCGCTGTTGTAGCTGTCGATGGTCAGGTTGCCATGACCGTTGGCACCGGGGATGACGCTGCCGACCAGGTCGGCGATGGCGATGGTGGTGCCGTTGATGGTGACGCTGACCAGGTCGTCCAGGCCATCGGCGTCGGACAGGGTGAACGTGCCGGTGGCGGCATCGCTGCCATCGCCGGCGGCGGAACCGCCGGCAAGACCGGCTTCGTTGACGCTGTCATCAGGGCCCGCGGCACCGTTCTGGCCGTTACCCGGGTCCACGCTTACACCCGGACCGTCGTTGCTGCCGTTGATGGTCAGGGTCAGGGTCGCGGTGTCGGTGTCGCCATCGGCATCGGTGATCTGGTAGCTGAACGTCTCGGTCAGGCTCTGACCGTCGTCCAGCCCCTGCACCGCCGCATTGCTGGTGTTGAGCGTGTAGCTGTAGTCGCCGTTACCGTTGTCGGTGAAGCTGCCGTACTGGCCGCTGGTGCTGCCGGTCCACTGCACGAAGGTCACCGGGGCATCGGCACCGGCTTCGCCGTTGGCGTGCAGGTCGTTGTCCAGCACGTTGCCGCTGATGGCGGCGCTGGCGTCTTCGCCCAGGCTCTTGCCGTCGTCTACCGCCAGCGGTACATCGTCGGTGATGTCGATGGTGATGGTGCTGTCGGCGGAGCTGAGGCTGCCATCGAACACGCTCAGGCTGAACGTGTCCTGCTCGGTAACACCGTCAACGTCGCTGGTCGGACCGCTCAGCTGGTAGCTGTAGCCGGCCACACCGGTGGCGCTGTTGTAGCTGTCGATGGTCAGGCTGCCGTGACCGTTGGCACCGGGGATGACGCTGCCGACCAGGTCGGCGATGGCGATGGTGGTGCCGTTGATGGTGACGCTGACCAGGTCATCCAGGCCATCGGCGTCGGACAGGGTGAAGCTGCCGGTGGCGGCATCGCTGCCATCGCCGGCGGCGGAACCGCCGGCCAGACCCGCTTCGTTGACGCTGTCGTTGCCGCCGCCCACGTTACCCGGATCCACGCTTACACCCGGACCGTCGTTGCTGCCGTTGATGGTCAGGGTCAGGGTCGCGGTGTCGGTGTCGCCATCGGCATCGGTGATCTGGTAGCTGAACGTCTCGGTCAGGCTCTGACCGTCGTCCAGCCCCTGCACCGCGGCGTTGCTGGTGTTGAGCGTATAGCTGTAGCCGCCGTTACCGTTGTCGGTGAAGCTGCCGTACTGGCCAGTGGTGCTGCCGGTCCACTGCACGAAGGTCACCGGGGCATCGGCACCGGCTTCATCGTTGGCGTGCAGGTCGTTGTCCAGCACGTTGCCGCTGATGGCGGCGCTGGCGTCTTCGCCCAGGCTGTTGCTGTCATCCACCGCCAGCGGTACATCGTCGGTGATGTCGATGGTGATGGTGCTGTCAGCGGAGCTGAGGCTGCCGTCGAACACGCTCAGGCTGAACGTATCCTGCTCGGTGACGCCGTCCACGTCGCTGGTCGGACCGCTCAGCTGGTAGCTGTAGCCGGCCACGCCGGTGCTGCTGTTGTAGCTGTCGATGGTCAGGCTGCCATGACCGTTGGCACCGGGGATGACGCTGCCGACCAGGTCGGCGATGGCGATGGTGGTGCCGTTGATGGTGACGCTGACCAGGTCATCCAGGCCATCGGCGTCGGACAGGGTGAAGCTGCCGGTGGCGGCATCGCTGCCATCGCCGGCGGCGGAACCGCCGGCCAGACCCGCTTCGTTGACGCTGTCGTTGCCGCCACCCACGTTACCCGGATCCACGCTTACACCCGGACCGTCGTTGCTGCCGTTGATGGTCAGGGTCAGGGTCGCGGTGTCGGTGTCGCCATCGGCATCGGTGATCTGGTAGCTGAACGTCTCGGTCAGGCTCTGACCGTCGTCCAGCCCCTGCACCGCGGCGTTGCTGGTGTTGAGCGTATAGCTGTAGCCGCCGTTACCATTGTCGGTGAAGCTGCCGTACTGGCCAGTGGTGCTGCCGGTCCACTGCACGAAGGTCACCGGGGCATCGGCACCGGCTTCATCGTTGGCGTGCAGGTCGTTATCCAGCACGTTGCCGCTGATGGCGGCGCTGGCGTCTTCGCCCAGGCTCTTGCCGTCGTCTACCGCCAGCGGTACATCGTCGGTGATGTCGATGGTGATGGTGCTGTCAGCGGAGCTGAGGCTGCCATCGAACACGCTCAGGCTGAACGTGTCCTGCTCGGTAACACCGTCAACGTCGCTGGTCGGACCGCTCAGCTGGTAGCTGTAGCCGGCCACACCGGTGGCGCTGTTGTAGCTGTCGATGGTCAGGTTGCCATGACCGTTGGCACCGGGGATGACGCTGCCGACCAGGTCGGCGATGGCGATGGTGGTACCGTTGATGGTGACGCTGACCAGGTCATCCAGGCCATCGGCGTCGGACAGGGTGAAGCTGCCGGTGGCGGCATCGCTGCCATCGCCGGCGGCGGAACCGCCGGCCAGACCCGCTTCGTTGACGCTGTCGTTGCCGCCGCCCACGTTACCCGGATCCACGCTTACACCCGGACCGTCGTTGCTGCCGTTGATGGTCAGGGTCAGGGTCGCGGTGTCGGTGTCGCCATCGGCATCGGTGATCTGGTAGCTGAACGTCTCGGTCAGGCTCTGACCGTCGTCCAGCCCCTGCACCGCGGCGTTGCTGGTGTTGAGCGTATAGCTGTAGCCGCCGTTACCGTTGTCGGTGAAGCTGCCGTACTGGCCAGTGGTGCTGCCGGTCCACTGCACGAAGGTCACCGGGGCATCGGCACCGGCTTCATCGTTGGCGTGCAGGTCGTTGTCCAGCACGTTGCCGCTGATGGCGGCGCTGGCGTCTTCGCCCAGGCTGTTGCTGTCATCCACCGCCAGCGGTACATCGTCGGTGATGTCGATGGTGATGGTGCTGTCAGCGGAGCTGAGGCTGCCGTCGAACACGCTCAGGCTGAACGTATCCTGCTCGGTGACGCCGTCCACGTCGCTGGTCGGACCGCTCAGCTGGTAGCTGTAGCCGGCCACGCCGGTGCTGCTGTTGTAGCTGTCGATGGTCAGGTTGCCATGACCGTTGGCACCGGGGATGACGCTGCCGACCAGGTCGGCGATGGCGATGGTGGTGCCGTTGATGGTGACGCTGACCAGGTCATCCAGGCCATCGGCGTCGGACAGGGTGAAGCTGCCGGTGGCGGCATCGCTGCCATCGCCGGCGGCGGAACCGCCGGCCAGACCCGCTTCGTTGACGCTGTCGTTGCCGCCGCCCACGTTACCCGGATCCACGCTTACACCCGGACCGTCGTTGCTGCCGTTGATGGTCAGGGTCAGGGTCGCGGTGTCGGTGTCGCCATCGGCATCGGTGATCTGGTAGCTGAACGTCTCGGTCAGGCTCTGACCGTCGTCCAGCCCCTGCACCGCGGCGTTGCTGGTGTTGAGCGTATAGCTGTAGCCGCCGTTACCATTGTCGGTGAAGCTGCCGTACTGGCCAGTGGTGCTGCCGGTCCACTGCACGAAGGTCACCGGGGCATCGGCACCGGCTTCATCGTTGGCGTGCAGGTCGTTATCCAGCACGTTGCCGCTGATGGCGGCGCTGGCGTCTTCGCCCAGGCTCTTGCCGTCGTCTACCGCCAGCGGTACATCGTCGGTGATGTCGATGGTGATGGTGCTGTCAGCGGAGCTGAGGCTGCCATCGAACACGCTCAGGCTGAACGTGTCCTGCTCGGTAACACCGTCAACGTCGCTGGTCGGACCGCTCAGCTGGTAGCTGTAGCCGGCCACACCGGTGGCGCTGTTGTAGCTGTCGATGGTCAGGTTGCCATGACCGTTGGCACCGGGGATGACGCTGCCGACCAGGTCGGCGATGGCGATGGTGGTACCGTTGATGGTGACGCTGACCAGGTCATCCAGGCCATCGGCGTCGGACAGGGTGAAGGTGCCGGTCGCAACATCGCTGCCATCGCCGGCGGCGGAACCGCCGGCCAGACCCGCTTCGTTGACGCTGTCGTTGCCGCCGCCCACGTTACCCGGATCCACGCTTACACCCGGACCGTCGTTGCTGCCGTTGATGGTCAGGGTCAGGGTCGCGGTGTCGGTGTCGCCATCGGCATCGGTGATCTGGTAGCTGAACGTCTCGGTCAGGCTCTGACCGTCGTCCAGCCCCTGCACCGCGGCGTTGCTGGTGTTGAGCGTATAGCTGTAGCCGCCGTTACCATTGTCGGTGAAGCTGCCGTACTGGCCAGTGGTGCTGCCGGTCCACTGCACGAAGGTCACCGGGGCATCGGCACCGGCTTCATCGTTGGCGTGCAGGTCGTTATCCAGCACGTTGCCGCTGATGGCGGCGCTGGCGTCTTCGCCCAGGCTCTTGCCGTCGTCTACCGCCAGCGGTACATCGTCGGTGATGTCGATGGTGATGGTGCTGTCAGCGGAGCTGAGGCTGCCATCGAACACGCTCAGGCTGAACGTGTCCTGCTCGGTAACACCGTCAACGTCGCTGGTCGGACCGCTCAGCTGGTAGCTGTAGCCGGCCACACCGGTGGCGCTGTTGTAGCTGTCGATGGTCAGGTTGCCATGACCGTTGGCACCGGGGATGACGCTGCCGACCAGGTCGGCGATGGCGATGGTGGTACCGTTGATGGTGACGCTGACCAGGTCATCCAGGCCATCGGCGTCGGACAGGGTGAAGGTGCCGGTCGCAACATCGCTGCCATCGCCGGCGGCGGAACCGCCGGCCAGACCCGCTTCGTTGACGCTGTCGTTGCCGCCGCCCACGTTACCCGGATCCACGCTTACACCCGGACCGTCGTTGCTGCCGTTGATGGTTACAGTCAGGGTGGCACTCTGCTCAGCGTTAAAGCCATCGGTAACGGTGTAGGTGAACGTTTCAGTCAGCGATTCGCCATCATCCAATGCCTGAGCCGGAGTAGCTTCACCCGGGGTCAGGACATAGCTGTAGCTGCCATCTGCATTCAGAGTCAGGCTGCCATAGAGTCCCTGCAGCACCGTAGCGCTGCCATCCGTCACGGTCAGGCTGGTGCCGTCAAGCTCAACGCGAACAACCTGCAGCGTATCGCCATCTGCGTCCGTATCAGCGACATCCCCAGCCGAAGCGCCCGTAATCACATTGCCGGCAGTAGACGCGGACAGCCCTTCGGTCAGGGCGTTGGTATCGGAATTGGCAACAGGGGTGGAGTCATCATTTTCGATGGTAATGTCGAGACGATCAGCAGTACCGTCAACAGTGGCATTGGTGGCACTGACCAGAACCAGCTCAAAGGTTTCATCGCCTTCATCGAAGTGATCCATCACGATTTCGACAGTGATCTCAGCGCTGAGCTGGCCTGCCGGAATGGTCACGGTATTCGTCAGGGATCCGTTTACCCAGTCGCTCGGTGTGGTCGCGGTGCCGGAACGCAGCTCGTAGGTAACCGTAACGTCCTGTCCATGGGGCTGATCGAGCGTCACTACGAAGGTCAGACTGCGGGTCTGGCTGCCATCACCGCTATCGGTACCCTCAGGCACGACGACGGAGTTGCCATTAACGGTTACCGGGAAGGCTCCATCGGGATCCTTTATGGTCACAGTCACCACCGGTTCAACCTCGAGACCCTGATCCTCGGTGCGAATCTCACTGATGCTGCGATCAAGCCCACTGGTGTTGAATCCCGCCTGGGGGCTGACTTCCTGGCCGGTACGATCCAGCAGTACAAACCGACTGCCGGAATCCCCCGGACCCGTATCACCGGTGCCAGGTGCCTGGCCGGCAGCGGTGGCTTCGGCGATAGCCGTCGGATCCTCACCCGCCAGGATGGCGCTCTGAATGGCATCAACTTCACCTACCGACACCAGCGCCTTGGCAACACTGTCACCGGAAGCCACCGACTCGGACGGGTCGAAACGCGCGCTATCGGCATGAAACTCCGGTGCGACCAGAACTTCCTGCCCGGCCACAAGCTCAACCGCTTCACCGGCACGATTGGCCAGTTCGATACGGCCACCGCTGGCCACGCGCACCAGATCGCCTTCAAATACAGGATCGCCAACACTCAGAATGCGCTCACTGCCGTCGGCAGCAATTGCAACGGCGGTACCGATAACGGACGTTACGGTCGCGGCAACAAGCGGCTGAGCGTCGCCGGCGCCATCTGGCCCGGCGACAGCCTGGGATATCTGCAGCTCTTCACCGCCTTCGAGCACCAGCCGGTCGCCCGCTACACTGCTGATCTCAACCCGCGCGCCCTCGTCGGTACGCAAGGTTTCGTGCAGATAAACGGTATCACCCAGCGCAAGCACGCGCTCGCTGCCATCCTGGCTCACGGCCACTACAGCCCCGGTAATAGAGCTAACAGTACCCGCAACGTCCGTAATCGCCATGAACCACCTCTGTTATGAATTCGTATCTTTTTCAGGTTGTCCGCACCATAGGCCATATGGGCAAGCAGACCTATTGTACCGAGGTACAGGTAGACTAAACCCTAACATTCGTCTCCTATTACAGACAGCCTGTTTATGA from Marinobacterium aestuarii includes these protein-coding regions:
- a CDS encoding retention module-containing protein → MAITDVAGTVSSITGAVVAVSQDGSERVLALGDTVYLHETLRTDEGARVEISSVAGDRLVLEGGEELQISQAVAGPDGAGDAQPLVAATVTSVIGTAVAIAADGSERILSVGDPVFEGDLVRVASGGRIELANRAGEAVELVAGQEVLVAPEFHADSARFDPSESVASGDSVAKALVSVGEVDAIQSAILAGEDPTAIAEATAAGQAPGTGDTGPGDSGSRFVLLDRTGQEVSPQAGFNTSGLDRSISEIRTEDQGLEVEPVVTVTIKDPDGAFPVTVNGNSVVVPEGTDSGDGSQTRSLTFVVTLDQPHGQDVTVTYELRSGTATTPSDWVNGSLTNTVTIPAGQLSAEITVEIVMDHFDEGDETFELVLVSATNATVDGTADRLDITIENDDSTPVANSDTNALTEGLSASTAGNVITGASAGDVADTDADGDTLQVVRVELDGTSLTVTDGSATVLQGLYGSLTLNADGSYSYVLTPGEATPAQALDDGESLTETFTYTVTDGFNAEQSATLTVTINGSNDGPGVSVDPGNVGGGNDSVNEAGLAGGSAAGDGSDVATGTFTLSDADGLDDLVSVTINGTTIAIADLVGSVIPGANGHGNLTIDSYNSATGVAGYSYQLSGPTSDVDGVTEQDTFSLSVFDGSLSSADSTITIDITDDVPLAVDDGKSLGEDASAAISGNVLDNDLHANDEAGADAPVTFVQWTGSTTGQYGSFTDNGNGGYSYTLNTSNAAVQGLDDGQSLTETFSYQITDADGDTDTATLTLTINGSNDGPGVSVDPGNVGGGNDSVNEAGLAGGSAAGDGSDVATGTFTLSDADGLDDLVSVTINGTTIAIADLVGSVIPGANGHGNLTIDSYNSATGVAGYSYQLSGPTSDVDGVTEQDTFSLSVFDGSLSSADSTITIDITDDVPLAVDDGKSLGEDASAAISGNVLDNDLHANDEAGADAPVTFVQWTGSTTGQYGSFTDNGNGGYSYTLNTSNAAVQGLDDGQSLTETFSYQITDADGDTDTATLTLTINGSNDGPGVSVDPGNVGGGNDSVNEAGLAGGSAAGDGSDAATGSFTLSDADGLDDLVSVTINGTTIAIADLVGSVIPGANGHGNLTIDSYNSSTGVAGYSYQLSGPTSDVDGVTEQDTFSLSVFDGSLSSADSTITIDITDDVPLAVDDSNSLGEDASAAISGNVLDNDLHANDEAGADAPVTFVQWTGSTTGQYGSFTDNGNGGYSYTLNTSNAAVQGLDDGQSLTETFSYQITDADGDTDTATLTLTINGSNDGPGVSVDPGNVGGGNDSVNEAGLAGGSAAGDGSDAATGSFTLSDADGLDDLVSVTINGTTIAIADLVGSVIPGANGHGNLTIDSYNSATGVAGYSYQLSGPTSDVDGVTEQDTFSLSVFDGSLSSADSTITIDITDDVPLAVDDGKSLGEDASAAISGNVLDNDLHANDEAGADAPVTFVQWTGSTTGQYGSFTDNGNGGYSYTLNTSNAAVQGLDDGQSLTETFSYQITDADGDTDTATLTLTINGSNDGPGVSVDPGNVGGGNDSVNEAGLAGGSAAGDGSDAATGSFTLSDADGLDDLVSVTINGTTIAIADLVGSVIPGANGHGSLTIDSYNSSTGVAGYSYQLSGPTSDVDGVTEQDTFSLSVFDGSLSSADSTITIDITDDVPLAVDDSNSLGEDASAAISGNVLDNDLHANDEAGADAPVTFVQWTGSTTGQYGSFTDNGNGGYSYTLNTSNAAVQGLDDGQSLTETFSYQITDADGDTDTATLTLTINGSNDGPGVSVDPGNVGGGNDSVNEAGLAGGSAAGDGSDAATGSFTLSDADGLDDLVSVTINGTTIAIADLVGSVIPGANGHGSLTIDSYNSATGVAGYSYQLSGPTSDVDGVTEQDTFSLSVFDGSLSSADSTITIDITDDVPLAVDDGKSLGEDASAAISGNVLDNDLHANGEAGADAPVTFVQWTGSTSGQYGSFTDNGNGDYSYTLNTSNAAVQGLDDGQSLTETFSYQITDADGDTDTATLTLTINGSNDGPGVSVDPGNGQNGAAGPDDSVNEAGLAGGSAAGDGSDAATGTFTLSDADGLDDLVSVTINGTTIAIADLVGSVIPGANGHGNLTIDSYNSATGVAGYSYQLSGPTSDVDGVTEQDTFSLSVFDGSLSSADSTITIDITDDVPLAVDDSNSLGEDASAAISGNVLDNDLHANDEAGADAPVTFVQWTGSTTGQYGSFTDNGNGGYSYTLNTSNAAVQGLDDGQSLTETFSYQITDADGDTDTATLTLTINGSNDGPGVSVDPGNVGGGNDSVNEAGLAGGSAAGDGSDAATGTFTLSDADGLDDLVSVTINGTTIAIADLVGSVIPGANGHGNLTIDSYNSSTGVAGYSYQLSGPTSDVDGVTEQDTFSLSVFDGSLSSADSTITIDITDDVPLAVDDSNSLGEDASAAISGNVLDNDLHANDEAGADAPVTFVQWTGSTTGQYGSFTDNGNGGYSYTLNTSNAAVQGLDDGQSLTETFSYQITDADGDTDTATLTLTINGSNDGPGVSVDPGNVGGGNDSVNEAGLAGGSAAGDGSDAATGTFTLSDADGLDDLVSVTINGTTIAIADLVGSVIPGANGHGNLTIDSYNSSTGVAGYSYQLSGPTSDVDGVTEQDTFSLSVFDGSLSSADSTITIDITDDVPLAVDDSNSLGEDASAAISGNVLDNDLHANDEAGADAPVTFVQWTGSTTGQYGSFTDNGNGGYSYTLNTSNAAVQGLDDGQSLTETFSYQITDADGDTDTATLTLTINGSNDGPGVSVDPGNVGGGNDSVNEAGLAGGSAAGDGSDAATGSFTLSDADGLDDLVSVTINGTTIAIADLVGSVIPGANGHGNLTIDSYNSSTGVAGYSYQLSGPTSDVDGVTEQDTFSLSVFDGSLSSADSTITIDITDDVPLAVDDSNSLGEDASAAISGNVLDNDLHANDEAGADAPVTFVQWTGSTTGQYGSFTDNGNGGYSYTLNTSNAAVQGLDDGQSLTETFSYQITDADGDTDTATLTLTINGSNDGPGVSVDPGNVGGGNDSVNEAGLAGGSAAGDGSDAATGSFTLSDADGLDDLVSVTINGTTIAIADLVGSVIPGANGHGNLTIDSYNSSTGVAGYSYQLSGPTSDVDGVTEQDTFSLSVFDGSLSSADSTITIDITDDVPLAVDDSNSLGEDASAAISGNVLDNDLHANDEAGADAPVTFVQWTGSTTGQYGSFTDNGNGGYSYTLNTSNAAVQGLDDGQSLTETFSYQITDADGDTDTATLTLTINGSNDGPGVSVDPGNVGGGNDSVNEAGLAGGSAAGDGSDAATGSFTLSDADGLDDLVSLTINGTTIAIADLVGSVIPGANGHGNLTIDSYNSSTGVAGYSYQLSGPTSDVDGVTEQDTFSLSVFDGSLSSADSTITIDIIDDVPSISVAAGSLDGVSLLTQDADTGDDANPDTATSAAAFDGVFSVSSSAGGADGQSGAISWNYALSLSVVSGTASGLKSGGVAVKLYQLADGTIVGSTSPTAPVVIDDAVVFSLGVDSAGVVTLSQYAALDHGIAETEGAYDDDVLSLASNLVNLTGTATITDNDGDSTSNSQSVDLGGTVSFADDGPTVTLTIGSDSRVTLKTQDADTVGSLTDTATSNAAFGVAIIASLSSGADSVQASGLSYVLSLTSQGADSLLTSGSEAVYLYTLADGTLVGSTATTNPGSVDASVVFSLSVDADGKVTLSQHQALDHATASTSGFESDVLILSNGLVNLQVTYSITDGDGDSATSTKTIDLGGNVQFADDGPSLATTNLAIANETGTYSGTYAFDVGADVQSFADSFDGSALQWTNARPGYSLEHDAAGSNASYQLYKGLYEEGGDSFTFFTLQVNADGTYDFNMVTPDPVIEKETSSLLSGISGGSNLASYTFGAAQFGGEFEIVVTGKSQGVADTLTISSTDLGVSDNVMHGNKTDVLRFDVQQVAGRTGVLSELTIQISNTAGVKITDTVGIRIHYTTGPDDTYAEAIGADYSITMAADPSREVEYMQLFPANAGVSFKITGLSGKYVTSEFPDDYALDFTLSGSDSDGDSASASFSVNVNATDNGSALIEGTSGSDTLFGTASNDILTGHDGADLFVWSDGDEGGVGSGLFAEDTVTDFNPSEGDVLDLSDLLVGETEATLDAYLYLDDNGTDSTLYVSTSGNMNAADASEAATKADQVINLTDLSGTDIDALIASGNLTVDNS